From Halorientalis litorea:
CGCGCTTTACCCGTCGACAGCACGGGACAGGCTGACGAACACTCAGCCGGCTGAGTCCCCTCCCAGCCACAGACCGCCTGCGGTCCGGGTCGATATCAACAACAAGAAAAGCCGCATCCCGATAGGTGAAAACCGCATTTTCGGTATTCGCATCCCGCTTTTGTTCGAGTTCATCCTCGGGGTTCACGAGCCGAATCCCGGCGACTTCGACCTTCCAGCCGTCGGGGGAGTCTCCGGCCAACGACACGACGGGAAAACGACGTATGAGGCTAGCAAATCAACAGACTGCGTAGCGATCGAACTCGGTAAATGGCGTGATCCGCAAAAATACCCTGATAAGAGAGGAATCGCTCCAGGCGGCTCTCCCGGGCCGAGAAGCGAAGTCTCCTAACGGGACCGTCTGTAGGCACATAGACGTACTGTGCTACAGGCTGGTGTGTACTCCAAGACCCGAGACGGCGAGGGGGTGCGACCGTACCGTGGTTGGAATTTCGAGTCTGGACCGTAACCTTGTGTAGTTGGGACGCACCGCTGTAGTGCAGATCTTGAACGGTTGAGCTACCCACGACTGAAGTCGTGGGATTCAGCGTGGACTCACGTTCTGGCCTCTGACGAGGCAGGAGAATAGCCTCCGTTCACGTTCAGCGTCCCGCTGTTCAAGCGCACGCCCAAGGGTACGCCTCCATCGCCCCCAGTTTGGTTGCGACGGAGATACCGCAAACCGATGTTCTTCGCGGCGTTGTAGTCCGCGTGGTTCCCGTACCCGCACTTTAGACACTCAAACCGTTCACCGGTACGGTTGTCTGGGTGCGTGAATCCACAGTGCGAGCAACGCCGACTGGTATTCCCAGGGTCAACCTGCTCGACCACTATTCCGTGTTCTGTAGCCTTGTACTCGACGTACTCGTACAGGCGGTCGAACGCCCATTTGTGCCCCCACGACGCACCAGTCCGCTCACGAATGTCGGTCAACTCCTCAAACGCGATGACTGAACACCCGTTCTCACGGGCTTCGGCGACGAGTTCGTTGCTAATGCGGTGAAGCATCAGCTTGAACCGTCCGTCCTCTTTCCGTCCAACGGATTGGATGTTCTGGTGCGCCCAGCGCGTCCCGCACTGCTGGAGCGATCCACGGCGGTTCTCGTATTCATGCTGCCAGTGCTCGAACTCGTCGCCCGTCCAAAACGTGCCAGTCGAGGTGACGGCGAGGTTGTTCACGCCGAGGTCAACCCCGAGAACCGTGCCGTTCTCAGGTGTCGCCCGTGCCGACGTGTCAGACTCCACGTCCGTCTTGCAGTGGATGTGAAGCATCCAGTCACCGTCACGATAGTGTAGTTCCGCACCCGTCGTCTCGTACTCGTCTGAAAACAGGTACTCGGAGTGGGGAGTGTTGCTGTCCTCGTCGGGCAACACGTACTCGGCTTCCACCCGACCGTCTGTGGTGGCGAGGCTCACGCAGTCCTCGTGGAACGTCGCGGTACGTTTGTCGTAGACGATGTGCGGGCTGGTGAACGTGGGTTTGGACGCTTTCTTCCCGTTCTGCCAGCGGGCGACGACGCTCTTGCAGGCTTCGGCCGCCTTGTTGCGGGCGGCTTGCACGAGTCCACCGTTGAACCCGTCTGTTTTCTCGCGCACGTCGTCGTACGTTTCGTCGTCCAACCGTGTTTTGCTGGTGGTGACATACTCGCCTTGGAACGCGTGGTCAACAACGTACTGCGCCGACCAGCGGAACGTATCGACGGTGTCGTCGAGGAGTGCGGCGTCGTCACTGTCCACGTCGAGTGCGACGGGGACGGTGCGCCGCACCTCGATATATTATACGCAAGTCAGACATTTCTTAAATACTGGGGGTCAGCCTGCCACTGTCGCGTGATTTGATTCCCTGTTATCGGCTTCATCCCACGGCTAAAGCCGTGGGTTTTCGCCTCGCACTATCTATAAGAGGAATGGGACCGCCCGGATTTGAACCGGGGTCACGGGCACCCAAGGCCCGAAGTATACCAGGCTAACCCACGGTCCCGCACTCACATCTCTCAGACGGTGGGAAGTAAGCGTTTCGTCTACAGTCCCCAGAAGAACGCGATGCCGAGCGTCGTGACGACGGCGAAGAGGACCTGTAGCGGCCCACCGACGCGGATGTAGTCGGTGAAGCGGTACCCACCAGGCCCGTAGACGAAGAGGTTGGTCTGGTAGCCGACGGGCGTCATGAAGGCAGTCGAGGCGGCGAAGGTCACCGCGAGGACGAACGCGAATGCGTTCGCGCCGAGGTCCTGTGCGGTGGTCACGGCGACTGGTATCATCAACACCACGCTGGCGTTGTTGCTGATGACGTTGGTCAGGGTGGCCGTGACGACGTACATCAACCCGAGGACTGCGATGGGCGGGAGCGTCGTCGCGGTGGAGACGATGGCGTCGGCGATGAGGTCGGCCCCGCCGGTTCGCTCCATGGCGATGCCGAGCGGAATGACACCCGCGAGCAGGAAGATGACGTCCCACTGGACGGACTCGTACACTTCCGTCGGCTTGAGACACCCCGTCAGGACCATCGCCAGCGCGCCGGCGAGCGCGGACGTGACGATGGGCAACACGTCGACTGCCGCGAGACCGACGACACCGACGACGATGCCGAGTGCCACGGGAACCTTCGAGGTCCGGAAGTCGGGGCGGTCGACTTCCCCGGCGACGATGAAGTTGCGGTCCTGATAGAGGCGGTCGATGGTCTCGGGTGTCGCCTGCACGAGGAGCGTGTCACCTACCCGTAGACGCAGGCGGTCCATGCGCTCGCGGATGACCTCGTCGCCCCGGCGGAACGCGAGGACGGACGCGTCGAAACGCTGTCGGAAGTCCGGACCATCGAGCGTCTTGCCGGCGATAGTCGCCCCAGGTGCGACGACGATTTCCACGAGATTCTGGCGTTCGTTGGCCGCTTCGAGCGTCTCGTCGTCGACGGTCACGTCGGGCATGAGGTCGAACCCGTCGAGGTCACTCAGTTCGACGAGGGTGTCCCGGTCGGTCCGAAGCGCGAGGACATCGCCCGCCCGAATCGCCTTCGCGCCGAGCGGTTCGAGGAACACCTCGTCGTCCCGAATCAACTGGACGATATCCACGTCGAAGTCCGTCGTTGCGAGCGTCTCCCGGACGGTCTGGCCGACGACGGACGAATCCTCGCGGACGGCAACCTCCGTCAGGTACTCGCCCATCTCGAACTCTTCGGTCAGGTCCGACTCGGGTTTGATGCGCGGCGGCGTCAGCCACCGACCGACCGTCAGGAGGTACGCCGACCCGACCACCGTGACGATGGCCCCGAGTGCGGTGAACTCGAACATCGAGAACGACTGGCCGATGAGTCGGCCGGATATCTCCGAGGCGAGGATGTTGGTCGAGGTCCCGATGACGGTCAACATCCCGCCGAACATCGACGCGTACGAGAGCGGGAGGAGGAGTTTCGACGGCGACGTCTTGCCTTCGTGGGCGAGGTCGGTGACCATCGGGAGGAGAATCGCCACCGCCGCCGTGTTGTTTATGAACCCCGAGATGGGGCCGACGAATCCGATAGTCGCGCCCAACTGCTTGAGTTCGCTCTCGCGGGTGACGGTAGCGATTTTCGCCCCGACGACCTGGATGATGCCCGTCCGCTGGACGCCGGCACTCAGGACGAACATCGAGAGGACGGTAATCGTCGCCGCACTGGCGAACCCTGACAAGCCCTGTTCGACGGCCGTCGCGTCCCCGTCGCTGAGGACGACGACCCGTTCGGCGAGGAGGCCCACATCGGCGGCGAACGCCGAGAGCGGTTCGACCAACAGGAGCGTCACCATCACCCCGATAGCGGTGATGTCGATGGGAACGACTTCCGTGGCGAACAGCACGAGGGCGACGAGGATGAGCGTGAAAACTAGTGTCATCCCCGGCGTGACGGGTGGGAGAGACACGCACGCCATCTCAGTCCCTGCCGTAGAAAAACCATTGATTTCGGCAGCGACCAGCAGGAGCGTTTTGCCGGATAGTATCAAATATAATATATTTCATCGACATCGGATATATGCCAATACTATCTGAACGTTTATTCTCCGCTTCACGCCGATTTGAGGGCACGAAACCTCATTTTCCAGAACGCGTCTAGGTGTCCAGACCGTACGATAGTGTACGCAGTTCTCTCCGAAAATGAACACTATCATGCCCAGCCAGACAGTCCCGTCCGACGCACCGGCAGACGCGTACGAGGAGGTGTCGGTCCCGGTCCTCGTGGTCGGTGCCGGTGCCGCCGGTGCGCGGGCGGCTATCGCGCTGGCGGACCACGGTATCGAGCCGCTGGTCATCGGCAAGCGCGACCACGGCGACGCACACACGACGTGGCCGCCGGCGGCATCAACGCCGCCCTCGGAAGCCTCGACGACGAGGACTCGTGGGCGATACACGCCGCCGACACCCTCGACGAGGGTCACCTCGTCAACGACCCCGTCGCCGTCGAGACGGTGGCCAAGGCGATGCCGGACCGCATCCGCGAACTCGCGGCGTGGGGCACGCCCTTCGCCGAGACTGACGCGGGGGACATCGACCAGCGGTACTTCGGCGCGCAGTCGTTCCGGCGGACCTGTTTCGTCGGCGACCGCACCGGCGAGGCCATGCTGAACACTCTCGTCGAACAGGCACAGGAGCGGTCGATTCCCTACCGAGAGAACGTGATGGTCACGAAACTGCTCTCGGACGGAGGCCGGGTCTACGGTGCGGTCGGGTACGACATGGACGACGGGCACTCCGTTCTGTTCCGGACCGACCACGTCGTGCTCGCGGCCGGCGGGTTCTCGGCCCTGTGGTCCCGCCACTCCTCGCG
This genomic window contains:
- a CDS encoding SLC13 family permease; translation: MTLVFTLILVALVLFATEVVPIDITAIGVMVTLLLVEPLSAFAADVGLLAERVVVLSDGDATAVEQGLSGFASAATITVLSMFVLSAGVQRTGIIQVVGAKIATVTRESELKQLGATIGFVGPISGFINNTAAVAILLPMVTDLAHEGKTSPSKLLLPLSYASMFGGMLTVIGTSTNILASEISGRLIGQSFSMFEFTALGAIVTVVGSAYLLTVGRWLTPPRIKPESDLTEEFEMGEYLTEVAVREDSSVVGQTVRETLATTDFDVDIVQLIRDDEVFLEPLGAKAIRAGDVLALRTDRDTLVELSDLDGFDLMPDVTVDDETLEAANERQNLVEIVVAPGATIAGKTLDGPDFRQRFDASVLAFRRGDEVIRERMDRLRLRVGDTLLVQATPETIDRLYQDRNFIVAGEVDRPDFRTSKVPVALGIVVGVVGLAAVDVLPIVTSALAGALAMVLTGCLKPTEVYESVQWDVIFLLAGVIPLGIAMERTGGADLIADAIVSTATTLPPIAVLGLMYVVTATLTNVISNNASVVLMIPVAVTTAQDLGANAFAFVLAVTFAASTAFMTPVGYQTNLFVYGPGGYRFTDYIRVGGPLQVLFAVVTTLGIAFFWGL
- a CDS encoding RNA-guided endonuclease InsQ/TnpB family protein; protein product: MEVRRTVPVALDVDSDDAALLDDTVDTFRWSAQYVVDHAFQGEYVTTSKTRLDDETYDDVREKTDGFNGGLVQAARNKAAEACKSVVARWQNGKKASKPTFTSPHIVYDKRTATFHEDCVSLATTDGRVEAEYVLPDEDSNTPHSEYLFSDEYETTGAELHYRDGDWMLHIHCKTDVESDTSARATPENGTVLGVDLGVNNLAVTSTGTFWTGDEFEHWQHEYENRRGSLQQCGTRWAHQNIQSVGRKEDGRFKLMLHRISNELVAEARENGCSVIAFEELTDIRERTGASWGHKWAFDRLYEYVEYKATEHGIVVEQVDPGNTSRRCSHCGFTHPDNRTGERFECLKCGYGNHADYNAAKNIGLRYLRRNQTGGDGGVPLGVRLNSGTLNVNGGYSPASSEART